One region of Peromyscus eremicus chromosome 4, PerEre_H2_v1, whole genome shotgun sequence genomic DNA includes:
- the LOC131907998 gene encoding LOW QUALITY PROTEIN: olfactory receptor 1J2-like (The sequence of the model RefSeq protein was modified relative to this genomic sequence to represent the inferred CDS: inserted 1 base in 1 codon) has translation MATKNKTEVTEFVLLGLSSRPEMQPVIFGVVLVMYLMAVMGNTLLILVACSDPKLQTPMYFLLSQLSLIDISLTTITVPQMLVHTLSVDRSISYNCCMVQLFFFMAVGSMEGHLLAAMAYDRYVAICDPLRYSAIVSHSLCLRITLTSWVVVSLNSLLYSVLVTRLTFCGNQVTHFFCDITPLLKLSCTQPLVNEMLIFTEGVAVVVSPFFFIWGSYVHIGVAIAHMHSIAALNKALSTCGSHVLVVLIFFGSLARMYLKPSISYDLDQDRQXALFYSLVTPMLNPLIYSLRNQDVKEALWRLFRKLHISAWFSNKE, from the exons ATGGCCACTAAAAACAAGACAGAAGTGACTGAATTTGTGTTGTTGGGCTTGTCCAGCAGGCCAGAGATGCAGCCAGTTATTTTTGGAGTTGTCCTTGTCATGTACCTGATGGCAGTTATGGGCAATACCCTACTAATACTTGTTGCTTGCTCAGACCCCAAGCTTCAGACTCCCATGTATTTCCTTCTCAGCCAGCTTTCCTTGATTGACATATCTCTAACAACCATCACGGTTCCTCAGATGCTGGTGCACACACTGTCTGTGGATAGAAGCATTTCCTATAACTGCTGTATGGTACAGCTGTTCTTCTTTATGGCAGTGGGCAGCATGGAAGGCCACTTGCTGGCTGCCATGGCATATGACCGCTATGTTGCCATCTGTGACCCTTTAAGATACTCTGCCATTGTCAGCCATAGCCTCTGTCTGAGAATAACATTGACCTCATGGGTGGTGGTCAGCCTTAACAGTCTCCTGTACAGTGTGCTGGTCACTCGTTTAACCTTCTGTGGCAACCAGGTCACTCACTTCTTCTGTGACATCACTCCTCTGCTGAAGCTCTCCTGCACTCAACCATTGGTCAATGAAATGTTAATCTTCACTGAGGGTGTAGCTGTGGTGGTCAGCCCCTTCTTCTTCATTTGGGGTTCCTATGTTCATATAGGTGTTGCTATAGCCCACATGCATTCAATTGCTGCCCTGAACAAAGCTCTGTCCACCTGTGGCTCTCATGTCCTGGTTGTGCTGATCTTCTTTGGCTCTTTGGCTAGAATGTACCTTAAGCCATCAATCAGCTATGACTTAGACCAGGATCGCC TTGCTCTCTTCTACTCACTTGTTACCCCTATGTTAAATCCACTAATCTACAGCCTCAGGAATCAAGATGTTAAAGAAGCATTATGGAGGCTTTTTAGAAAACTCCACATTTCAGCCTGGTTCTCTAACAAAGAATGA